The following are from one region of the Salicibibacter kimchii genome:
- a CDS encoding response regulator transcription factor codes for MEETTERILVVDDEARIRRLLRMYLERENYQVEEAENGELALEMAKETDYDLILLDLMMPGMDGIEVLQELRKIKATPVAILTAKGEESERVQGFEEGTDDYIVKPFNPREVILRVKALLRRASTTAYLHTDTQAKNILAFDHITIDHDAHRVTVDEEEVLLTPKEYELLHYLASSPDKVFSREQLLKDVWEYEFFGDLRTVDTHVKRLREKLNNISTEAGEMITTVWGIGYKFENSTSAK; via the coding sequence ATGGAAGAAACAACCGAAAGAATCCTTGTCGTAGACGATGAAGCTCGCATTCGCCGATTGCTGCGTATGTATTTGGAACGGGAAAACTACCAAGTCGAGGAAGCGGAGAACGGGGAACTGGCCCTTGAAATGGCAAAAGAAACGGATTATGACCTTATTTTGCTCGATTTAATGATGCCCGGCATGGACGGGATCGAAGTGCTCCAAGAACTTCGGAAAATAAAGGCGACGCCGGTTGCCATTTTAACGGCAAAAGGGGAGGAATCCGAACGCGTGCAAGGATTTGAAGAGGGGACCGATGACTATATTGTAAAACCTTTCAACCCGCGGGAAGTCATCTTGCGCGTAAAGGCCTTGTTGCGTCGTGCATCAACAACGGCTTATTTGCACACGGACACACAAGCAAAAAATATCCTGGCTTTCGATCATATCACCATTGATCATGATGCCCACCGTGTGACTGTTGACGAGGAAGAGGTACTTTTGACTCCGAAAGAGTATGAGTTGCTGCATTATCTCGCCAGCAGCCCTGATAAAGTTTTTTCCCGAGAACAGCTGTTAAAAGACGTATGGGAATACGAGTTTTTTGGCGACCTTCGCACGGTCGATACCCATGTGAAACGCTTGCGCGAAAAATTGAATAACATTTCGACGGAAGCAGGCGAAATGATCACGACAGTTTGGGGAATCGGTTATAAATTTGAAAACAGCACGAGCGCTAAATGA
- a CDS encoding ATP-binding protein, whose amino-acid sequence MIWRSVVGKLWLTILLLVTAVLIILVVLLDQFFENMHLNQIEDELRSHNSFIITLMEEDGEALDNMNTVQQLTETSGIQAIIFRNEMPYWNSFQGSEDEIVIPPLQLAEIDEIASALEEEEAITTQLIYEDADEEEMDFIVVAAPFQMTDGADYSLLLYQSLGVMEETTQETRRLIILAGGIGFTLTTFFAFFLSSRVTAPLRKMRQSALEVAKGNFDTPVPMMTRDEIGLLAIAFNRMRRQLNNNYEALNREKEQLSRILSSMVDGVITLNRQGNLLVSNPPADQFLQSHRYEQDGETIGERIPEEIKALFQTVVSTEEDQTTEVYVQGRTFGVLMSPLYHDKFVRGVVAVIRDMTEERQNDKLRKDFIANVSHELRTPIAMLQGYSEAMIDDVAQSREEEKEMSQIIYDESLRMGRLVNELLDMARMESGQLTMLMDRVDLFALSEKVFRKFKPMAEDANVKLYYETFGTDPWVDADADRIEQVMTNLLHNALRHTSHEGSVTLHVIAQEEGIKMEVLDTGAGIPENDIPFVFERFYKGDKARTRDNNKGGTGLGLAIVKNIIDNHGGKLSVQSKIDKGSTFTVFLYR is encoded by the coding sequence ATGATTTGGAGAAGTGTGGTTGGTAAGCTTTGGCTTACCATTTTACTCTTGGTAACGGCTGTGCTGATTATTTTAGTGGTACTATTGGATCAGTTTTTCGAAAACATGCATCTGAATCAAATTGAAGATGAATTAAGAAGCCATAACTCATTTATCATCACCCTCATGGAAGAAGACGGTGAGGCACTCGATAACATGAACACCGTGCAACAACTCACAGAGACGTCCGGAATACAAGCGATTATCTTCCGCAACGAAATGCCCTATTGGAATTCGTTTCAAGGCTCCGAGGATGAAATAGTCATTCCTCCGTTGCAATTGGCCGAAATCGACGAAATAGCGTCGGCGTTGGAAGAGGAAGAGGCTATCACAACTCAATTGATTTATGAAGATGCCGATGAAGAAGAGATGGATTTTATCGTCGTGGCGGCTCCCTTTCAAATGACAGATGGAGCAGATTATTCATTGCTGTTATACCAATCGCTCGGTGTAATGGAAGAAACAACGCAAGAAACACGAAGGCTGATTATTCTGGCGGGCGGGATTGGTTTCACGTTAACAACGTTTTTTGCTTTTTTTCTGTCATCAAGAGTGACTGCTCCATTGCGTAAGATGCGGCAGTCCGCCCTCGAAGTTGCGAAAGGGAACTTCGACACGCCTGTTCCGATGATGACAAGAGATGAAATCGGCCTTTTGGCCATTGCCTTTAACCGTATGCGCCGTCAGCTAAACAATAATTACGAAGCACTGAATCGTGAAAAAGAACAGCTTTCCAGAATATTAAGCAGCATGGTCGACGGCGTTATTACGTTGAACCGCCAAGGCAATTTGTTGGTGAGCAATCCTCCGGCGGATCAATTTTTACAAAGCCATCGCTATGAACAAGATGGGGAAACGATCGGGGAGCGCATCCCCGAGGAAATAAAGGCGTTGTTTCAGACGGTTGTGAGTACCGAAGAGGATCAAACAACCGAAGTTTATGTACAGGGTAGAACGTTTGGGGTGTTGATGAGCCCATTGTATCATGACAAGTTTGTCCGTGGAGTCGTGGCTGTTATCCGAGATATGACGGAAGAGCGGCAAAACGATAAGTTACGGAAAGACTTTATTGCCAATGTCTCCCATGAGTTGCGTACACCGATCGCGATGTTACAAGGGTACAGCGAGGCAATGATCGATGATGTCGCCCAAAGCCGTGAAGAAGAAAAAGAGATGTCTCAAATCATCTACGATGAATCCCTTCGTATGGGGCGGCTCGTCAATGAACTGTTGGATATGGCACGCATGGAATCCGGGCAATTGACGATGTTAATGGATCGGGTCGACTTGTTTGCTCTTTCCGAAAAGGTTTTTCGCAAATTTAAACCGATGGCTGAAGATGCAAATGTCAAACTCTATTACGAGACTTTTGGAACAGATCCATGGGTGGATGCAGATGCTGACCGGATTGAGCAGGTGATGACCAACTTGCTCCACAATGCGCTTCGCCATACGAGCCATGAAGGTAGCGTAACGTTACATGTGATTGCCCAAGAAGAAGGAATAAAGATGGAAGTATTGGATACGGGCGCAGGCATTCCTGAAAATGACATACCTTTTGTGTTCGAACGTTTCTATAAAGGGGACAAGGCACGGACAAGAGACAATAATAAGGGTGGGACCGGCCTGGGGCTTGCCATTGTAAAAAATATCATCGACAATCACGGCGGCAAGTTATCGGTGCAAAGCAAGATCGATAAAGGTTCGACATTTACGGTCTTTTTATATCGATAA
- the ccsB gene encoding c-type cytochrome biogenesis protein CcsB, giving the protein MEQLSMNLLGAAFFLYLAATIFYAVSVTGKKWRDKQGQMTGNNWGLLGYISSIIGVVSALGYFFTRWAVAGHAPVSNMFEYTAFFAITLSLAFVILYGIYRVNVLGLITMPIVMLLIAYAAVFSTEVQPLQPSLQSHWLEIHVITTAIGQGILAVSFGAGLIYLLRTIDLKRKGMTKRTFGVEFIMYTLMSALAFILVTNAFGAFDYEANFAYIDENGEPAEKLYELPPLFGPNEGELLTEDRMEPWFEMPDWIVSEDLNTVVWAFGTGLILYALVRLTTRRRVGALLQPLFKSVKPQTVDEISYRAIAIGFPVFALGGLVFAMIYAQIAWTRFWGWDPKEVWALVTFLFYAAYLHLRLNRNWHGEPSAWLAVIGFAIIIFNLIFVNLVIAGLHSYA; this is encoded by the coding sequence ACCATTTTCTATGCCGTGTCTGTTACGGGGAAAAAATGGCGAGATAAACAAGGACAGATGACTGGCAACAACTGGGGGTTATTAGGTTATATTTCGTCTATCATAGGCGTTGTATCTGCCTTGGGGTATTTCTTTACCCGTTGGGCAGTTGCCGGGCATGCTCCGGTAAGTAATATGTTTGAGTATACGGCGTTTTTTGCGATTACCCTCAGCCTTGCATTTGTGATATTATATGGCATTTACAGAGTAAATGTCCTTGGCTTGATCACGATGCCGATTGTGATGCTTTTGATCGCCTATGCAGCTGTGTTTTCAACGGAAGTGCAACCGTTACAGCCCTCTTTGCAATCCCATTGGCTGGAAATTCACGTGATTACCACGGCTATCGGTCAAGGGATTCTCGCCGTCAGTTTTGGAGCAGGTTTAATTTATCTGCTGCGAACGATTGATTTAAAGCGAAAGGGAATGACGAAACGAACGTTTGGCGTGGAATTCATTATGTATACGTTAATGAGCGCGCTTGCGTTTATCCTCGTTACCAACGCTTTTGGGGCTTTCGATTATGAAGCGAACTTTGCCTATATTGATGAGAATGGCGAACCGGCGGAAAAGCTTTATGAACTACCTCCTCTTTTTGGACCGAATGAAGGGGAGCTGCTGACCGAAGATCGGATGGAACCTTGGTTCGAGATGCCTGATTGGATTGTGAGTGAGGATCTGAACACAGTTGTATGGGCGTTTGGAACTGGCTTGATCCTCTATGCACTCGTGCGTCTCACTACCCGCAGGCGTGTGGGCGCCCTGTTGCAGCCGCTGTTTAAGAGCGTCAAGCCGCAAACGGTGGATGAAATTAGTTACCGTGCCATCGCGATTGGATTTCCCGTCTTTGCGCTTGGGGGACTCGTATTCGCGATGATCTATGCCCAAATTGCCTGGACAAGGTTTTGGGGCTGGGATCCGAAGGAAGTATGGGCACTCGTTACGTTTCTGTTCTATGCCGCCTATCTTCATTTACGATTGAACAGGAACTGGCACGGAGAACCTTCCGCGTGGCTGGCGGTCATCGGGTTCGCGATTATTATATTCAACTTGATTTTCGTAAACCTTGTCATCGCGGGTCTACATTCGTATGCTTAG